The Leptodactylus fuscus isolate aLepFus1 chromosome 3, aLepFus1.hap2, whole genome shotgun sequence genome has a segment encoding these proteins:
- the LOC142196671 gene encoding troponin C, slow skeletal and cardiac muscles-like, with amino-acid sequence MDDIYKAAVEQLTEEQKNEFRAAFDIFVQDAEDGCISTKELGKVMRMLGQSPTPEELQEMIDEVDEDGSGTVDFDEFLVMMVRCMKDDSKGKSEEELADLFRMFDKNADGYIDLEELKTMLEATGETITEDDIEELMRDGDKNNDDRIDYDEFLEFMKGVE; translated from the exons ATGGATGATATTTACAAGGCAGCG GTTGAACAGCTAacagaagaacagaaaaatg AGTTCAGAGCAGCTTTTGACATTTTCGTACAAGATGCAGAAGATGGATGTATCAGCACAAAAGAACTTGGAAAAGTCATGAGAATGCTTGGCCAGAGTCCAACCCCTGAGGAGCTGCAAGAGATGATAGATGAGGTGGATGAAGATG GAAGTGGTACTGTTGATTTTGATGAGTTCTTGGTTATGATGGTCCGATGTATGAAAGATGACAGCAAAGGAAAATCAGAAGAGGAATTAGCAGATCTTTTCCGAATGTTTGACAA AAATGCTGATGGATATATAGACCTTGAAGAGTTAAAGACCATGTTAGAAGCAACGGGTGAAACCATCACTGAAGATGACATTGAGGAACTTATGCGAGACGGGGATAAAAATAACGATGATAGAATTGATTATGATG AATTCCTGGAATTTATGAAAGGAGTAGAATAA